Proteins found in one Vallitalea guaymasensis genomic segment:
- a CDS encoding PucR family transcriptional regulator, whose amino-acid sequence MSLSIADLLNLPSLSNAEVVAGKKGLYKNVDSISVLEYPDPIALQDELFKNSKFYGSEIVITGFVYIKDDVDAQCKVIRRLHEMGEVGLILYYVGIFLPCIDKKVIELADELGFSIICMPKNRMDLRYSEVIYEVVEAILKEKKVDIHLVSEMLERISLLPVHQRSMDTVLRMLSDRMTCSLYLTDYDFVSMNMANWPRISNVKLTDIGKYYGNDYTRIPKEPDSVFINRDICICSHSIKSEKTSCLYLIIVKEDGILSEEICRQAAEVVQLFINIWSQGHGNIGTEELIRAILNDEPMKMRRLAEIFHIDVRAIQHLLIVKQDKSITNNGQLNKINQYLKEKTKTVIEKFFEVSLVGNYNDCFVIFLGKAKVKNSCEMITECLLYELEDFEEKIILVSNFALENTREVRSAYIMCSNYLQQARCIYPNKCSITLQELQFAKKCQDVIDKGEDSIKETLHLLSPIEKSGKEQRKELYTTLEIFMLDSGLNVSKTAEKLFLHKNTIKYRIKKLNEKFNFHIDKMPESYDLYKAVALRRLLKNKSKLS is encoded by the coding sequence ATGAGTTTATCAATAGCGGACTTATTAAATTTACCTTCACTGAGCAATGCTGAAGTAGTTGCGGGAAAGAAAGGATTATATAAAAATGTAGATTCCATTTCTGTCCTAGAATATCCTGATCCTATAGCTCTCCAGGATGAATTGTTTAAGAATAGCAAATTCTATGGAAGTGAAATAGTAATTACAGGTTTTGTTTATATCAAAGATGATGTTGATGCACAATGTAAAGTGATCAGACGTCTTCACGAAATGGGCGAAGTAGGTTTGATACTTTATTATGTGGGGATTTTTCTTCCATGCATTGACAAAAAAGTGATTGAACTTGCTGATGAATTGGGATTCTCTATAATCTGCATGCCAAAAAACAGGATGGACCTAAGGTATAGCGAAGTCATCTACGAGGTGGTGGAAGCTATATTAAAAGAGAAAAAAGTAGATATTCATCTTGTCAGTGAGATGCTGGAGAGAATATCTCTTTTACCCGTTCATCAACGCAGTATGGATACAGTACTTAGGATGTTGAGTGACAGGATGACTTGCTCCCTTTATTTGACGGACTATGATTTCGTCAGCATGAATATGGCGAACTGGCCTAGAATAAGCAATGTAAAGCTCACTGATATAGGGAAATATTATGGTAATGATTATACTAGGATACCTAAAGAGCCTGATTCTGTATTTATTAATCGTGATATCTGTATCTGTAGTCATAGTATAAAAAGTGAAAAAACATCATGTCTATATTTAATTATAGTAAAAGAAGATGGTATATTATCAGAGGAAATATGTAGACAAGCTGCAGAAGTTGTACAGCTATTCATAAATATATGGAGCCAAGGACATGGAAATATTGGAACAGAAGAATTGATAAGGGCTATTTTGAATGATGAACCTATGAAAATGAGAAGACTTGCTGAAATATTTCATATAGATGTTAGAGCAATACAGCATCTGCTTATTGTTAAACAGGATAAATCTATAACTAATAATGGACAATTAAATAAGATAAATCAATATCTTAAGGAAAAGACAAAGACAGTGATCGAAAAATTCTTTGAGGTCAGTTTGGTTGGTAATTATAATGACTGCTTCGTCATATTCTTAGGTAAGGCGAAGGTAAAAAACTCCTGCGAAATGATAACAGAATGTCTTCTATATGAATTAGAGGATTTTGAAGAGAAAATCATTTTAGTAAGTAATTTTGCCCTAGAAAATACTAGAGAAGTAAGAAGTGCTTACATAATGTGCAGTAATTATTTGCAACAGGCAAGATGTATATATCCTAATAAGTGCTCAATTACTCTACAAGAATTACAATTTGCAAAAAAATGCCAAGATGTAATAGACAAAGGAGAAGATAGTATAAAAGAGACCTTACATTTGTTGTCGCCCATTGAGAAAAGTGGGAAAGAGCAAAGAAAGGAATTATATACTACACTTGAAATTTTTATGTTGGATTCTGGATTAAATGTATCCAAAACAGCAGAAAAGTTATTTCTCCACAAAAATACTATAAAATATAGAATAAAAAAATTGAATGAAAAGTTTAATTTTCATATAGATAAGATGCCAGAGTCTTATGATCTATATAAGGCAGTTGCTCTTAGAAGACTTTTGAAAAATAAATCAAAACTTTCTTAG
- a CDS encoding thiamine pyrophosphate-dependent enzyme — protein sequence MVEQKIVFDSGNELAAYAAKQINYHIMGYYPITPSTKIAEHLDLLKAEGEHDVMMIPGDGEHGAAGICYGATAGGGRVFNATSANGLLYALEQLPVQSGTRLPMVLNVVCRTVSGPLSIKGDHSDIMYTLNAGWVILFAKDPQRVYDMNICALKIAEKVKLPVIVAFDGFFTSHQKRRAKVFAKDEDVQGFVGKYEPDYHLLDPDKPVTMGSYMNEPDLINNKFQLHEAMNEARGVIKDVLKEYGELSGRTYNVVEGYKMEDAEAALFIIGSSYDTAILAVDELRKEGKKVGVFAVNALRPWYQDEIYEMVKNTKAIVVADRQDSYGANGGNLSIELKATLQDHKSNIEVATLVYGLSGKDFYIEDAIEMLNRALDIAKSQKVENRFDYYGNYKGDESYEPKQLFKPITKEESSPGVVTVTKDEETGRFIAKGGVPKVATKMPKRWGPGSGACPGCGIPVNVNLLLKGIEGNVVLLFQTGCGMVVTTPYPQTAFKVSYIHNLFQNGGATLSGVVEMFHQKQKRGEIPEGEDFTFVMVSGDGGLDIGMGAALGAALRNHKMIIMEYDNGGYMNTGYQLSYSSPRGAKTSTSHVGPAQAGKANYNKDTPMIFAATNIPYVATVAEFMPTDFIRKAAKAQKYASEYGLAFIKALSACPLNWGDEPRYERSVIEAGVNSCYHPLYEIENGITTINYNPETKNKKIPMADFFKMMGRTKHLLKPKYEDLLGDIQQEVDRRWDRLKARNDSPVL from the coding sequence ATGGTAGAACAAAAGATTGTTTTTGATAGTGGGAATGAGCTGGCGGCTTATGCGGCTAAACAAATAAATTATCATATAATGGGTTATTATCCAATTACTCCATCAACCAAGATAGCAGAACACTTGGATCTGTTAAAAGCAGAAGGAGAACATGACGTAATGATGATACCAGGTGATGGAGAGCATGGAGCAGCTGGTATCTGTTATGGAGCTACAGCTGGTGGCGGACGTGTTTTCAATGCTACATCAGCTAATGGTCTCCTATATGCTCTAGAGCAATTACCTGTACAGTCAGGTACTAGACTTCCCATGGTACTTAATGTAGTATGTCGTACGGTATCTGGTCCTCTTTCTATAAAAGGTGACCACAGTGATATTATGTATACTCTAAATGCAGGATGGGTGATTCTCTTTGCAAAAGACCCTCAGAGAGTATATGACATGAATATATGTGCTCTTAAGATTGCTGAAAAAGTTAAATTGCCTGTAATAGTTGCTTTTGACGGATTCTTCACCAGTCATCAAAAAAGAAGAGCAAAGGTTTTTGCAAAAGATGAAGATGTTCAGGGCTTCGTTGGCAAGTATGAGCCAGACTACCATCTCTTGGACCCTGATAAACCAGTAACTATGGGTTCTTATATGAATGAACCAGACTTGATAAACAACAAATTCCAATTACATGAAGCCATGAATGAAGCTAGAGGTGTTATTAAAGACGTCTTAAAAGAATATGGTGAATTATCTGGTAGAACGTATAATGTAGTTGAAGGTTATAAGATGGAAGATGCAGAAGCTGCTCTATTCATAATAGGCTCAAGTTATGATACTGCAATTCTTGCAGTTGATGAATTAAGAAAAGAAGGTAAAAAAGTTGGTGTATTCGCAGTCAATGCACTTAGACCTTGGTATCAAGATGAAATATATGAGATGGTCAAGAATACAAAAGCTATAGTTGTAGCTGATAGACAAGATAGTTATGGTGCTAATGGTGGTAATTTGTCAATAGAGTTAAAGGCTACTTTACAAGATCATAAATCAAATATTGAAGTTGCAACACTGGTTTATGGACTTAGTGGAAAAGACTTTTATATTGAAGATGCCATAGAGATGTTAAATAGAGCCCTTGACATAGCTAAGAGTCAAAAAGTAGAAAATAGATTTGATTATTATGGTAACTATAAAGGTGATGAGAGTTATGAACCTAAGCAGTTATTCAAGCCTATAACTAAAGAGGAATCATCTCCAGGGGTAGTTACTGTAACTAAAGATGAAGAAACAGGAAGATTCATTGCAAAAGGTGGTGTGCCTAAGGTAGCTACCAAAATGCCAAAAAGATGGGGACCAGGTTCAGGAGCATGTCCAGGCTGTGGTATTCCTGTTAATGTTAATCTATTATTAAAAGGTATTGAAGGTAATGTAGTATTATTGTTCCAGACAGGATGTGGTATGGTTGTAACAACTCCTTATCCACAAACAGCTTTTAAAGTAAGTTATATCCACAATCTATTCCAAAATGGTGGAGCTACTCTTTCAGGTGTTGTAGAGATGTTCCATCAAAAACAAAAAAGAGGAGAGATACCAGAAGGTGAAGATTTCACATTTGTCATGGTCAGTGGAGACGGTGGTCTGGATATAGGTATGGGAGCCGCTCTAGGTGCAGCGCTTAGAAATCATAAAATGATAATAATGGAATATGATAATGGTGGTTATATGAATACAGGATATCAATTATCCTATTCATCACCAAGAGGAGCTAAGACTTCAACTTCTCATGTCGGTCCTGCTCAGGCAGGTAAGGCTAACTACAATAAGGACACTCCTATGATATTTGCAGCTACTAACATTCCTTATGTTGCCACAGTTGCTGAGTTCATGCCAACAGATTTTATCAGGAAAGCTGCTAAGGCTCAGAAATATGCTTCAGAATATGGTTTAGCCTTTATAAAAGCATTATCAGCCTGTCCTCTTAACTGGGGTGATGAACCAAGATATGAAAGAAGTGTAATTGAAGCAGGAGTTAACAGCTGTTATCATCCTCTATATGAAATTGAAAATGGTATTACTACAATAAATTACAATCCAGAGACTAAGAATAAAAAAATCCCAATGGCAGATTTCTTCAAGATGATGGGAAGAACTAAACACTTATTGAAACCAAAATATGAAGATTTGCTAGGAGATATTCAGCAGGAAGTTGATAGAAGATGGGATAGATTAAAGGCTAGGAATGATAGCCCAGTGTTATAA
- a CDS encoding 2-oxoacid:acceptor oxidoreductase family protein, which yields MSVNLPVTNEHGFYEIRLESIGGLGANLIGKILGELGALYLDLNSSNFASYGSEKKGTPVKAFIRYCDPNMEIRINSPIEKPHVLGIFHENLAGKIPVMAGVDENTMVVVNTNDEPDVIRDRLKMHAGTLICVDALKIALEEHTRINMVLLGAIGKATGFISLESLEQVVKETIGKKYPVALEGNLAGVKRGYEEITITKYDDDGKYPYQEYKEVKRDWGYANAPIGGVNTIPGSTVTNDLSASRQGYVPIFHVEKCIHCGLCDTTCPDMVFQFVEGEYKGKPAMVNKGLDYHHCKGCLRCIEVCPTAALTAELERDYDISKLHVRNKDLIVDQMEFQDTGANSIVNTESGN from the coding sequence ATGAGTGTAAATCTACCTGTTACAAATGAACATGGTTTTTATGAGATTAGGCTTGAGAGTATTGGAGGTCTGGGAGCCAATCTTATTGGTAAAATTTTAGGTGAGTTAGGTGCTCTATATCTTGACCTTAATAGCTCTAACTTCGCAAGTTATGGTTCAGAAAAAAAAGGAACACCAGTTAAAGCATTTATTAGATATTGTGATCCAAATATGGAAATAAGAATCAACAGTCCAATAGAGAAACCTCATGTATTAGGGATATTTCATGAGAATCTAGCTGGCAAAATACCAGTAATGGCTGGTGTGGATGAAAATACTATGGTTGTAGTGAATACAAATGACGAGCCGGACGTTATAAGAGATAGATTAAAAATGCATGCCGGAACCTTAATATGTGTAGATGCTCTCAAAATAGCATTGGAAGAACATACAAGAATCAACATGGTATTGTTAGGAGCAATAGGAAAAGCTACAGGTTTCATTTCATTGGAATCTTTGGAACAAGTAGTAAAGGAGACTATAGGTAAGAAATATCCAGTTGCATTGGAAGGTAACTTGGCTGGAGTTAAAAGAGGTTATGAAGAAATAACAATCACAAAATATGATGATGATGGTAAATACCCATATCAAGAATATAAAGAAGTAAAAAGAGATTGGGGTTATGCTAATGCTCCTATAGGTGGTGTCAATACTATACCTGGTAGTACAGTGACTAATGATTTATCTGCCAGCAGGCAAGGTTATGTTCCTATATTCCATGTAGAAAAATGTATACATTGTGGTCTATGTGATACTACATGTCCAGATATGGTATTCCAATTTGTTGAAGGAGAATACAAAGGAAAACCTGCAATGGTCAATAAAGGATTGGATTATCATCATTGCAAAGGCTGCCTTAGATGTATAGAAGTCTGTCCAACAGCGGCATTGACAGCTGAATTAGAAAGAGATTATGATATCAGTAAATTACATGTCAGAAATAAAGACTTGATTGTGGATCAGATGGAATTTCAGGATACTGGCGCTAATTCAATTGTCAATACTGAGAGCGGAAATTAG
- a CDS encoding 5'-methylthioadenosine/adenosylhomocysteine nucleosidase: MSVVGIIGAMEEEVAALQKKMVIDQVEHCASLEFYIGKIFDKDVVVVRCGIGKVNAAVCTQIMIDKFNVDMIINTGVAGAVSNELNIADIVISSDALQHDMDATGFGYKLGEIPRMDVSCFKADEKLIELASKASKNKITDHNVFVERIVSGDQFVSDMEVKKRLLDNFGGFCTEMEGASIAHVCHLNNVPFVVIRSISDKADNSAETNFAEFTMIAADNSTKIIEGMIEIL; encoded by the coding sequence ATGAGCGTTGTAGGAATTATAGGTGCTATGGAAGAAGAAGTAGCAGCTTTACAAAAAAAAATGGTTATTGATCAAGTTGAACATTGTGCAAGTCTAGAATTTTACATAGGTAAGATCTTTGACAAAGATGTAGTAGTTGTTAGATGTGGTATTGGAAAAGTCAATGCAGCAGTGTGTACCCAGATTATGATTGATAAATTCAATGTAGATATGATAATCAATACAGGAGTAGCTGGTGCTGTCAGCAATGAATTGAATATTGCTGATATAGTTATTTCAAGTGATGCTCTTCAACATGATATGGATGCTACAGGATTCGGGTATAAACTTGGTGAGATACCAAGAATGGATGTAAGCTGTTTCAAAGCAGATGAAAAGTTGATTGAACTTGCAAGCAAAGCAAGTAAGAATAAGATTACTGATCATAATGTTTTTGTTGAGAGAATTGTCAGTGGAGACCAATTTGTTTCAGATATGGAAGTGAAAAAAAGACTATTAGATAATTTTGGAGGATTCTGTACTGAGATGGAAGGGGCATCTATAGCTCATGTTTGCCATCTTAATAATGTGCCATTTGTTGTTATAAGGTCCATATCAGATAAAGCAGATAATTCAGCGGAAACTAATTTTGCAGAATTTACTATGATTGCTGCTGATAATTCAACGAAAATAATTGAAGGAATGATTGAAATTTTATAA
- a CDS encoding DUF5107 domain-containing protein: protein MDAKIWVDTIDLPTYPVGEPNKNPLFLEKRVYQGSSGKIYPLAFTDELIDEKVMKTYEVVYLENEYIKVMIMPEMGGKIYRAYDKTNNYDFVYYNHVVKPALVGLAGPWVSGGIEFNWPQHHRPSTFSPIEYAIEENEDGSKTCWVSEIDRMYGTKGMAGFTVYKDKAYIEVRGQLYNRTEVPQTFLWWANPAVEVNDYTKSIFPPDVHAVFDHGKRDVSRFPIATGVYYKMDYSEGVDISRYKNLQVPTSYMAYHSDYNFVGGYDFSVEAGILHIADHHISPGKKQWTWGNGDFGQAWDRNLTDEDGPYIELMTGIYTDNQPDFTWLAPKEEKTFKQYFMPYKKVGEVKNATIDAVLNLEVVEDIARVMLYTTSIFEGLTMSLYLDDELIYEQPIEEISPVAAIEESIELKSKVEEYRLEVIVRKSNGQELISYRPAKPEILQTPDPAKPALEPKDIKTCEELFLTGLHIEQYRHATYQPEDYYLEALKRDEGDIRNNNAYGLLMYRRGNFEESEKYFRKAIETVTAKNPNPYDSEPYYNLGLTLKKQGRYSEAYDAFYKSVWSSAWQDSGYYEIACINCINEEWELGLEHIDKSIVRNYHNTKARNLKSSILRILGRNESSVKLALETIDIDPIDFGAVYELYKNYTILDDKELADKYFKRLNDLLRGYHHNYLELAIDYGNGGLYEDAIDILSLYDEGEDSYPLINYYMGYYYMRADDKDKAVEAYEKAAAIKPDYCFPNRLESILVLAEAMYINNKDSKAPYYLANLLYDKKQYQKAIKLWEASIEKDNTFAIASRNLALAYVNKNDDTKKGLFYLEKAFDLDQTDARVLFELDQLYKKLQRPYKERLTFLEEHMETVEKRDDLFIEYITLYNNIGDYSKALELIANRKFHPWEGGEGKVTTQYKRCRIELAKEAIVSNKAEEAIKLLQECTVYPHNLGEGKLPAAAENDIYYFMGMAYELIGEESKAVECYDKASYGIDEPTDAMYYNDQPADMMFYQGLALAKLNRVSEAKGMFNKLFDYGENHIYDNKKIDYFAVSLPDFLVFEDDLNVKNRVHCLYLMGLGELGIGKINSGLKYLQEAYQLNMNHQGIMVHRELNEKFVKM, encoded by the coding sequence ATGGATGCTAAGATTTGGGTAGATACTATTGATTTACCTACATATCCAGTGGGTGAACCTAATAAGAATCCACTGTTTCTAGAGAAAAGAGTTTATCAAGGCAGTTCGGGTAAGATATATCCTCTTGCTTTTACAGATGAACTGATTGATGAAAAAGTAATGAAAACTTATGAAGTGGTATATTTGGAAAATGAGTATATCAAGGTTATGATTATGCCTGAAATGGGTGGTAAGATCTATAGAGCATATGATAAGACCAATAACTATGATTTTGTTTATTATAATCATGTGGTAAAACCTGCTTTGGTAGGATTAGCAGGACCTTGGGTTTCTGGAGGTATTGAATTCAACTGGCCTCAACACCATAGACCTAGTACTTTTTCTCCTATAGAGTATGCTATTGAGGAAAATGAGGACGGAAGCAAGACCTGTTGGGTAAGTGAAATAGACCGTATGTATGGAACTAAGGGAATGGCTGGTTTTACAGTATATAAAGATAAAGCTTATATTGAAGTAAGAGGACAATTGTATAATAGAACCGAAGTACCTCAGACTTTTTTATGGTGGGCTAATCCGGCTGTAGAAGTCAATGATTATACAAAATCAATCTTCCCTCCAGATGTTCATGCAGTTTTCGACCATGGTAAAAGAGATGTTTCCAGATTTCCTATAGCAACAGGGGTCTATTATAAGATGGATTATTCAGAAGGTGTGGACATATCCAGATATAAGAATCTTCAAGTTCCAACCTCCTATATGGCGTATCATTCGGATTATAATTTTGTGGGAGGCTATGATTTCTCGGTTGAAGCAGGAATACTTCATATAGCTGACCATCATATCTCACCAGGTAAGAAACAATGGACTTGGGGTAATGGTGATTTTGGACAGGCATGGGATAGAAATCTAACTGATGAAGACGGACCATATATTGAACTTATGACAGGGATCTATACTGATAATCAACCAGACTTTACATGGTTAGCACCAAAGGAAGAAAAGACTTTCAAACAATATTTTATGCCTTACAAAAAAGTAGGAGAAGTGAAGAATGCTACCATTGATGCTGTGTTGAATCTAGAGGTAGTAGAAGATATAGCAAGAGTTATGTTATATACAACAAGTATCTTTGAAGGGCTGACTATGAGCTTGTATCTAGATGATGAGTTGATATATGAACAGCCAATAGAAGAAATATCTCCAGTTGCTGCAATAGAAGAAAGTATTGAATTAAAGAGTAAAGTTGAGGAATATAGATTAGAAGTGATTGTAAGAAAGAGTAACGGACAGGAGTTGATTAGTTATAGACCAGCTAAACCTGAGATACTTCAGACTCCAGACCCTGCAAAACCTGCATTGGAACCAAAGGATATCAAGACTTGTGAGGAACTTTTCTTGACTGGTCTCCATATAGAGCAATATCGCCATGCAACGTATCAACCAGAAGATTATTATCTTGAAGCTCTTAAGAGAGACGAAGGAGATATAAGGAACAATAATGCTTATGGACTGCTTATGTACAGACGAGGTAATTTTGAAGAGAGTGAAAAATATTTTAGAAAAGCAATAGAAACTGTAACGGCAAAGAATCCAAACCCATATGATAGTGAACCATATTATAATCTAGGATTAACATTAAAAAAACAAGGCAGATATAGTGAAGCTTATGATGCATTCTATAAGAGTGTATGGAGTAGTGCTTGGCAAGACAGTGGTTACTATGAAATTGCTTGTATTAATTGTATTAACGAAGAATGGGAGTTAGGATTAGAACATATAGATAAATCTATTGTAAGAAATTATCATAACACTAAAGCACGTAATCTAAAATCTTCTATCCTAAGAATTTTGGGACGCAATGAATCCAGTGTAAAACTGGCATTAGAAACTATAGATATTGACCCTATAGATTTTGGAGCTGTATATGAATTATATAAAAATTATACTATCCTTGATGATAAAGAGCTGGCAGATAAGTATTTCAAAAGATTAAATGATCTATTAAGAGGATACCATCATAATTATCTTGAACTTGCTATTGATTATGGTAATGGAGGTCTCTATGAAGATGCCATAGATATTTTATCCTTGTATGATGAAGGAGAAGATAGTTATCCATTGATTAATTATTACATGGGATATTATTATATGAGAGCTGATGATAAGGATAAGGCTGTAGAAGCTTATGAGAAGGCTGCGGCTATAAAACCAGATTATTGTTTCCCTAATAGGTTAGAGTCTATTTTAGTGTTAGCGGAAGCTATGTACATCAATAATAAAGATTCCAAGGCACCTTATTATCTGGCTAACCTGTTATATGATAAAAAACAGTATCAAAAAGCAATAAAATTATGGGAAGCAAGTATTGAAAAAGACAATACCTTTGCAATAGCCAGCAGGAACCTAGCATTAGCTTATGTTAATAAGAATGATGATACCAAGAAGGGGCTATTCTATTTGGAAAAAGCATTTGACTTGGATCAGACTGATGCAAGAGTGCTTTTTGAACTTGACCAACTGTATAAAAAACTGCAAAGACCTTATAAAGAAAGATTAACTTTCCTTGAAGAACATATGGAAACTGTAGAAAAGAGAGATGATCTATTTATTGAATACATTACCTTATATAACAACATTGGTGATTATAGCAAGGCATTGGAACTTATAGCTAATAGAAAATTCCATCCTTGGGAGGGTGGCGAAGGAAAAGTAACTACCCAGTACAAACGTTGCCGTATTGAACTTGCCAAGGAAGCTATAGTGAGTAATAAAGCTGAGGAAGCTATCAAGTTATTACAAGAGTGTACAGTATATCCTCATAATCTTGGTGAAGGTAAACTTCCAGCAGCAGCAGAAAATGATATATACTATTTTATGGGAATGGCTTATGAACTTATTGGTGAAGAAAGTAAAGCGGTAGAATGTTATGATAAAGCTTCTTATGGAATAGATGAGCCTACGGATGCTATGTATTACAATGACCAGCCTGCTGATATGATGTTCTATCAAGGGTTAGCTCTAGCGAAGTTAAATAGAGTCAGTGAAGCAAAGGGAATGTTCAACAAGCTATTTGATTATGGTGAAAATCATATTTATGATAACAAGAAGATAGATTATTTTGCTGTTTCCCTACCAGATTTCCTAGTATTTGAAGATGATTTGAATGTTAAGAACAGAGTCCATTGCCTATATCTAATGGGGCTTGGAGAATTAGGAATAGGCAAAATCAACAGTGGATTAAAATATTTGCAAGAAGCTTACCAGCTTAATATGAATCATCAAGGGATCATGGTTCATAGAGAGTTAAATGAAAAATTTGTTAAAATGTGA
- a CDS encoding DUF5107 domain-containing protein, which produces MKEKLEIYESNYRNAKSIHMSNNLISCTILPELGGKIASFYHKDKKFELLFQNKKDEYMKPDMYDDFSLYDASGFDDCFPSVDEGFADFGSEKIKYPDHGEIWSSCFDYEIIGDRVKLKYASRLLPYTYEKSIGINENTILIDYKIKNTGSEVIDCFYTMHCLINCEKNIILKFPSETKEVINVLESSFLGKKGSIHPFPVTQTNEGKSFFLDHVKSPDSNGYEKYYVMDKIEDGICGAYYPSKGIEFVTKYDATKLPYLGFWVTEGGFRGDYNCALEPSNGFYDSMKSVYENNKFMKLEPNTDFEFSIELSLTSVTD; this is translated from the coding sequence ATGAAAGAAAAGCTAGAGATATATGAGAGTAATTATAGGAATGCAAAAAGTATACATATGAGTAATAACTTGATTAGCTGTACTATATTACCCGAGCTGGGGGGGAAGATTGCTTCATTCTATCATAAAGATAAGAAGTTTGAATTATTATTTCAGAATAAGAAGGACGAATATATGAAGCCAGATATGTATGATGATTTCTCATTATATGATGCTTCTGGTTTTGACGATTGTTTTCCAAGTGTTGATGAGGGTTTTGCAGATTTTGGTTCCGAGAAGATCAAGTATCCAGATCATGGAGAGATATGGAGTAGTTGTTTTGACTATGAGATCATTGGTGATAGGGTTAAGTTAAAATATGCAAGCAGGTTATTGCCTTATACCTATGAGAAGTCTATCGGAATTAATGAGAATACTATTTTGATTGATTACAAAATCAAAAATACTGGTTCAGAAGTGATTGATTGTTTTTATACCATGCATTGTCTGATAAATTGTGAGAAAAATATAATCTTGAAATTCCCTAGTGAGACAAAGGAAGTTATAAATGTACTGGAAAGCAGCTTTTTAGGTAAAAAAGGTAGTATACATCCTTTTCCTGTAACACAGACAAATGAAGGAAAAAGCTTTTTTCTAGACCATGTTAAATCACCTGATAGTAATGGATACGAAAAGTATTATGTAATGGATAAGATAGAAGATGGAATCTGTGGTGCTTACTATCCCAGTAAAGGAATTGAATTCGTTACAAAATATGATGCAACAAAATTACCTTATCTAGGATTTTGGGTTACAGAAGGTGGCTTTCGAGGTGACTATAATTGTGCTTTAGAACCTTCTAATGGTTTTTATGACAGTATGAAAAGTGTTTACGAGAATAATAAATTTATGAAGTTAGAACCAAATACTGATTTTGAATTCAGTATAGAGCTTAGTTTAACAAGTGTTACTGATTAG
- a CDS encoding AraC family transcriptional regulator, with protein MNRIKIEQGFKSEKLIVIPKPILEKVTIHPLIKPLFITDIGYFPEARHHYRERKEGSNQYILLFCVYGKGKIVYDTMDFTLEKNQLTIIEANRNHIYYADECDPWSIYWIHFNGDLSCEYYNYIMKENEPVITVSPLKHSNLVKQFEQIYHLHEKGYSINNMIYINKLLGVFLTSIIHDGKNNYGNNCGDCGFINQCIEYMNKNIDKKITLEGLSNHLFLSKNYLIHVFKESTGYSPIDYFIHLKMQKACQLLDTTNKSIKEISKILGYKDPYYFSRVFKNNISLSPNNYRNIKKG; from the coding sequence ATGAATAGAATCAAGATAGAACAAGGATTCAAGAGTGAAAAACTCATTGTGATTCCCAAGCCCATTCTGGAAAAAGTTACTATTCATCCATTAATAAAACCTTTGTTCATAACAGACATAGGTTATTTTCCAGAAGCTAGACATCATTATAGAGAAAGAAAGGAAGGTTCTAATCAATACATCTTACTTTTTTGTGTTTATGGAAAGGGAAAAATAGTATATGATACAATGGACTTTACTCTAGAAAAAAATCAGTTAACCATAATAGAAGCTAATAGAAATCATATATATTATGCTGATGAATGTGACCCATGGAGTATATACTGGATACATTTCAACGGTGACTTAAGCTGTGAATATTATAACTATATCATGAAAGAAAATGAACCTGTAATAACGGTGTCACCATTGAAACACAGTAATCTGGTAAAACAATTTGAGCAGATATATCATCTCCATGAAAAAGGATATTCAATCAATAACATGATATATATCAATAAATTGCTTGGTGTGTTTTTAACAAGTATTATTCATGATGGAAAAAATAACTACGGAAACAATTGTGGTGATTGTGGTTTCATCAATCAGTGTATTGAATATATGAATAAAAATATTGACAAGAAAATAACCCTGGAAGGTCTAAGTAATCACCTATTTCTTAGTAAAAACTATCTTATACATGTTTTCAAAGAAAGTACAGGTTATTCTCCTATTGATTATTTTATCCATTTGAAGATGCAGAAGGCTTGTCAACTATTGGATACCACCAACAAGAGTATAAAAGAAATATCCAAGATACTAGGTTACAAAGATCCTTATTATTTTTCTAGAGTTTTCAAGAATAATATTTCTCTATCTCCTAATAACTATCGAAATATTAAAAAAGGCTGA